ATACCACAAGCTCAGGCTCACACTGTCCATCAAAAGTGTGCATCTGTCCGCTGCCATGAGCATGCTCGTGGAAAATCATTCTGCGCACCAGCAGCAACTTGCCACGCAATTCGACCAGATAGAGCATCCTATGAAACGTATCAGGATTATGAAAGTGATTGACCTTGATGGCCTGTCCAATCCGAGAAACCTGCGGGTCGCCGGTTTTGTCATCCACGCTGATGTCCAAAGCTAAGAGGTCCTCTTCATGATCAACAGCGAAAAGCTTTCCCCGGTAGAATGCCATATCAGTAATCCACAGAGACAGGTTCCAAGCTACCGACCACGTGGAACCTCCTGGCCGGCAGACTGCAACCCGATTGCTACGGCTACTCCAGAACAGTGCAGCGACGAGATCTGGTGAGCACACGATTACCTTCAACACTTGGAAGTCTTGCGTGTCAATCGATTTCAAATATGACTCGCTGCTGGAATCATAACCCTCAGAATCATCACTGTCCTCGGAATCATCACCCTCGTTGTCCGAATCATCACCCTCGTCTTCGGAACCATGACCTTTGTCAGGGAGATGAGCGTCCGATGGATCAGGAAGGGTCATGGTGGCACCGGAGAAAGGGTCCACCAAGACCAAGCACCGCACGCGACGGTACACCAGCCAGCTACCAGAAGCTGTGGCGAAGCTTGTTGCAGCCAGCGAAGCGGAGCGGCTCGCCCCTGGGCATGTTGTAGAAGGTGCCGCTGGCCTTGAGCGCGAGCAGTGGCGCTGGAGGGGGCAGCCAGACCTGCCGTGCGGCTGAGCGCCACTGTGGGCACACTGCGGCGAAGCGGACGCGGTCGGCGTGGGCATACAGGCGGCCGAGGACGAGGCACGCCAGGTCCAGCGGGATGTCCGACCACGACTGCGGTGTCGCCGCCATGTGCTCAGCCGATCCTGAAATGAAGAGAAAGGGACGAGGCGTGTCAGAGTGCACGAAGAGGCAATAGGTCGAACACCTCGCgtgcgcgcccgcgcgcggcaacGTGGATTTGGAAGATgagcggcagccggcagggaggagacggaggagggagggcgaGGTGGGTTAGTACCGGAAGCCAACGGGAACGGAGAAGCTGTGGGTTCCGGCCACCCGGCGGCGCGTGCTGCTCCTCTGCCTGCTCCGGTCgcagcggcggtggagacgTGGAGTGCGTTGGGAGAGAAGCAAATTGTAGCGCAGCCCAGCTCAGCGCAATGTAAAGTCACAGCGTCACATATGGGCCAAGCCCAGCCCGACAAGACAAGAATTTCAGTATTTCACCCATTATTGAAACGATTTGGGTAACCGGACGTACAACTATACAAGGGAAACAATGTGGCCCACGATATTATTTACCTTGGCACCAACAACCGTTAATCTCAATTAGGCCTTTCGGAGAAGTTGttgctaactttttttttctgaaaagccAACATTAGTTTTTAGAATATCTATCTAGAAAATCTCATAAAATTGAGCATTCCAACTTTCCAtaatttttctgagcttccagCTTTCCAGAAGCTGCACTAGAAATTCGTTATTTATTTGAGATTTTGACTTTTCACACTGAGAAGCTGCTAGAAATCTCAAACAAGTGTTCCCttagaaaattagaaaatgatgtacAACACATTATTCATGTGCATTATCGCCTTATCGGTAGAGGAGGAAATATTTGAATCAGGGTTTAGCAGCACCTTATTTCAAAAATGAAGTTGCACAATTTCAAAATTAACGAAATGAATAAA
This genomic window from Setaria viridis chromosome 8, Setaria_viridis_v4.0, whole genome shotgun sequence contains:
- the LOC117866839 gene encoding uncharacterized protein, with amino-acid sequence MPTPTASASPQCAHSGAQPHGRSGCPLQRHCSRSRPAAPSTTCPGASRSASLAATSFATASGSWLVYRRVRCLVLVDPFSGATMTLPDPSDAHLPDKGHGSEDEGDDSDNEGDDSEDSDDSEGYDSSSESYLKSIDTQDFQVLKVIVCSPDLVAALFWSSRSNRVAVCRPGGSTWSVAWNLSLWITDMAFYRGKLFAVDHEEDLLALDISVDDKTGDPQVSRIGQAIKVNHFHNPDTFHRMLYLVELRGKLLLVRRMIFHEHAHGSGQMHTFDGQCEPELVVFKADFRRSRWAKVMNLEDDQALFLGPCSRAVCLPQYDSPGNRVWFLYMDYYPSWQWDSSSTSGTSDMANNGKFSSPLPTISWNRHGGPADHVGAVWLFPSN